One segment of Salvelinus fontinalis isolate EN_2023a chromosome 12, ASM2944872v1, whole genome shotgun sequence DNA contains the following:
- the LOC129866574 gene encoding uncharacterized protein LOC129866574, which translates to MRQFSWRLAKLTFSLHPAPIRVPLNSEPPPGFISNPTPTRVHLQPNPHQSSTPPQPPPEFTSNPTPNRVNLQPNPHQSSSPTQPPPEFNSTPTPTRVYLQPSLECTSTPTPTRVYLHPNPHQSLPPTQPPPEFNSTPTPTRFHLHLNPHQSSTPPQPPPEFTSNPTPTRVYLQPNPHQSLPPTQPPPEFTSNPTPTRVYLQPNPYQISPPPQPPPEFNSTTTPTRVYLQPNPHQSLPPTQPPPEFTSNPTPTRV; encoded by the exons ATGCGTCAGTTCAGCTGGCGGCTAGCCAAACTCA CGTTTTCCCTCCACCCTGCACCCATCAGAGTTCCCCTCAACTCTGAACccccaccagggttcatctccaaCCCAACCCCCACCAGAGTTCATCTCCAACCCAACCCCCACCAGAGTTCAACTCCACCCCAACCCCCACCAGAATTTACCTCCAACCCAACCCCCAACAGAGTTAATCTCCAACCCAACCCCCACCAGAGTTCATCTCCAACCCAACCCCCACCAGAGTTCAACTCCACCCCAACCCCCACCAGAGTTTACCTCCAACCCTCACTAGAGTGTACCTCCACCCCAACCCCCACAAGAGTTTACCTCCACCCCAACCCCCACCAGAGTTTACCTCCAACCCAACCCCCACCAGAGTTCAACTCCACCCCAACCCCCACCAGATTTCACCTCCACCTCAACCCCCACCAGAGTTCAACTCCACCCCAACCCCCACCAGAGTTTACCTCCAACCCAACCCCCACCAGAGTTTACCTCCAACCCAACCCCCACCAGAGTTTACCTCCAACCCAACCCCCACCAGAGTTTACCTCCAACCCAACCCCCACCAGGGTTTACCTCCAACCCAACCCCTACCAGATTTCACCTCCACCTCAACCCCCACCAGAGTTCAactccaccacaacccccaccagaGTTTACCTCCAACCCAACCCCCACCAGAGTTTACCTCCAACCCAACCCCCACCAGAGTTTACCTCCAACCCAACCCCCACCAGGGTTTAA
- the LOC129867568 gene encoding ELAV-like protein 1 isoform X3, whose amino-acid sequence MTQKDVEDMFTRYGRIINSRVLVDQASGLSRGVAFIRFDKRAEAEDAIKDLNGQKPPGASEPITVKFAASPNQAKNSQLINQLYHNQGRRFGGPVHHQAQRFRFSPMSVDHMSSMSTVSAQGNSPAGWCIFIYNLGQDADEGILWQMFGPFGAVTNVKVIRDFNTNKCKGFGFVTMTNYEEAAMAIASLNGYRIGDKILQVSFKTSKGGHK is encoded by the exons ATGACACAGAAAGACGTGGAGGATATGTTCACACGCTATGGCCGCATCATCAACTCGCGTGTATTGGTCGATCAGGCCTCCG GCTTGTCCAGGGGTGTGGCCTTTATCCGCTTTGACAAACGGGCCGAGGCGGAGGACGCTATCAAAGACCTGAACGGGCAGAAACCCCCTGGTGCCTCGGAGCCCATCACAGTGAAGTTTGCTGCCAGCCCCAACCAGGCCAAGAACTCCCAGCTCATCAACCAGCTCTACCACAACCAGGGCCGGCGCTTTGGAGGTCCAGTACACCACCAGGCCCAGAGATTCAG GTTCTCTCCAATGAGTGTGGACCACATGAGCAGCATGTCTACGGTTAGCGCTCAGGGGAACTCCCCGGCTGGCTGGTGTATCTTCATCTACAACCTGGGCCAGGACGCTGACGAGGGCATCCTGTGGCAGATGTTCGGGCCGTTCGGAGCCGTCACCAACGTCAAGGTCATCCGGGACTTCAACACCAACAAGTGCAAAGGCTTCGGCTTCGTCACCATGACCAACTATGAGGAGGCCGCCATGGCCATCGCCAGCCTCAACGGTTATCGCATTGGAGACAAGATCCTGCAGGTTTCCTTCAAAACCAGCAAGGGGGGTCACAAGTAA
- the LOC129867568 gene encoding ELAV-like protein 1 isoform X1 — translation MAVRRGHIRYLKVCEVQSCQGDNRESQQHVSKGSINMKQEAYDNGYDEHMEDEPKDAKTNLIVNYLPQNMSQDELRSLFSSIGEVESAKLIRDKVAGNPYHKNQSHSLGYGFVNYVNASDAERAINTLNGLRLQSKTIKVSFARPSSDGIKDANLYISGLPKTMTQKDVEDMFTRYGRIINSRVLVDQASGLSRGVAFIRFDKRAEAEDAIKDLNGQKPPGASEPITVKFAASPNQAKNSQLINQLYHNQGRRFGGPVHHQAQRFRFSPMSVDHMSSMSTVSAQGNSPAGWCIFIYNLGQDADEGILWQMFGPFGAVTNVKVIRDFNTNKCKGFGFVTMTNYEEAAMAIASLNGYRIGDKILQVSFKTSKGGHK, via the exons ATGGCAGTCAGAAGGGGACACATTAGATACCTCAAA GTGTGTGAGGTACAGAGTTGTCAGGGTGACAATAGGGAATCACAACAGCATGTCAGTAAGGGTTCAATTAACATGAAG CAAGAAGCTTATGATAACGGTTACGACGAACACATGGAAGATGAGCCCAAAGATGCCAAAACCAACCTTATTGTCAATTACCTGCCCCAGAACATGAGTCAGGACGAGTTGCGGAGTCTCTTCAGCAGCATCGGCGAGGTGGAGTCTGCCAAACTCATCCGCGATAAAGTGGCAGGTAATCCCTATCACAAAAACCAGA GCCACAGTTTAGGGTACGGATTTGTTAACTATGTTAACGCTAGTGATGCAGAAAGGGCTATCAATACCCTCAATGGGCTGAGACTACAGTCTAAAACTATCAAG GTGTCCTTTGCCAGGCCAAGCTCTGACGGTATTAAGGATGCCAATCTTTACATTAGTGGGCTGCCCAAGACCATGACACAGAAAGACGTGGAGGATATGTTCACACGCTATGGCCGCATCATCAACTCGCGTGTATTGGTCGATCAGGCCTCCG GCTTGTCCAGGGGTGTGGCCTTTATCCGCTTTGACAAACGGGCCGAGGCGGAGGACGCTATCAAAGACCTGAACGGGCAGAAACCCCCTGGTGCCTCGGAGCCCATCACAGTGAAGTTTGCTGCCAGCCCCAACCAGGCCAAGAACTCCCAGCTCATCAACCAGCTCTACCACAACCAGGGCCGGCGCTTTGGAGGTCCAGTACACCACCAGGCCCAGAGATTCAG GTTCTCTCCAATGAGTGTGGACCACATGAGCAGCATGTCTACGGTTAGCGCTCAGGGGAACTCCCCGGCTGGCTGGTGTATCTTCATCTACAACCTGGGCCAGGACGCTGACGAGGGCATCCTGTGGCAGATGTTCGGGCCGTTCGGAGCCGTCACCAACGTCAAGGTCATCCGGGACTTCAACACCAACAAGTGCAAAGGCTTCGGCTTCGTCACCATGACCAACTATGAGGAGGCCGCCATGGCCATCGCCAGCCTCAACGGTTATCGCATTGGAGACAAGATCCTGCAGGTTTCCTTCAAAACCAGCAAGGGGGGTCACAAGTAA
- the LOC129867568 gene encoding ELAV-like protein 1 isoform X2, with translation MAVRRGHIRYLKVCEVQSCQGDNRESQQHVSKGSINMKQEAYDNGYDEHMEDEPKDAKTNLIVNYLPQNMSQDELRSLFSSIGEVESAKLIRDKVAGHSLGYGFVNYVNASDAERAINTLNGLRLQSKTIKVSFARPSSDGIKDANLYISGLPKTMTQKDVEDMFTRYGRIINSRVLVDQASGLSRGVAFIRFDKRAEAEDAIKDLNGQKPPGASEPITVKFAASPNQAKNSQLINQLYHNQGRRFGGPVHHQAQRFRFSPMSVDHMSSMSTVSAQGNSPAGWCIFIYNLGQDADEGILWQMFGPFGAVTNVKVIRDFNTNKCKGFGFVTMTNYEEAAMAIASLNGYRIGDKILQVSFKTSKGGHK, from the exons ATGGCAGTCAGAAGGGGACACATTAGATACCTCAAA GTGTGTGAGGTACAGAGTTGTCAGGGTGACAATAGGGAATCACAACAGCATGTCAGTAAGGGTTCAATTAACATGAAG CAAGAAGCTTATGATAACGGTTACGACGAACACATGGAAGATGAGCCCAAAGATGCCAAAACCAACCTTATTGTCAATTACCTGCCCCAGAACATGAGTCAGGACGAGTTGCGGAGTCTCTTCAGCAGCATCGGCGAGGTGGAGTCTGCCAAACTCATCCGCGATAAAGTGGCAG GCCACAGTTTAGGGTACGGATTTGTTAACTATGTTAACGCTAGTGATGCAGAAAGGGCTATCAATACCCTCAATGGGCTGAGACTACAGTCTAAAACTATCAAG GTGTCCTTTGCCAGGCCAAGCTCTGACGGTATTAAGGATGCCAATCTTTACATTAGTGGGCTGCCCAAGACCATGACACAGAAAGACGTGGAGGATATGTTCACACGCTATGGCCGCATCATCAACTCGCGTGTATTGGTCGATCAGGCCTCCG GCTTGTCCAGGGGTGTGGCCTTTATCCGCTTTGACAAACGGGCCGAGGCGGAGGACGCTATCAAAGACCTGAACGGGCAGAAACCCCCTGGTGCCTCGGAGCCCATCACAGTGAAGTTTGCTGCCAGCCCCAACCAGGCCAAGAACTCCCAGCTCATCAACCAGCTCTACCACAACCAGGGCCGGCGCTTTGGAGGTCCAGTACACCACCAGGCCCAGAGATTCAG GTTCTCTCCAATGAGTGTGGACCACATGAGCAGCATGTCTACGGTTAGCGCTCAGGGGAACTCCCCGGCTGGCTGGTGTATCTTCATCTACAACCTGGGCCAGGACGCTGACGAGGGCATCCTGTGGCAGATGTTCGGGCCGTTCGGAGCCGTCACCAACGTCAAGGTCATCCGGGACTTCAACACCAACAAGTGCAAAGGCTTCGGCTTCGTCACCATGACCAACTATGAGGAGGCCGCCATGGCCATCGCCAGCCTCAACGGTTATCGCATTGGAGACAAGATCCTGCAGGTTTCCTTCAAAACCAGCAAGGGGGGTCACAAGTAA